The Chloroherpetonaceae bacterium genome includes a region encoding these proteins:
- a CDS encoding nucleotide exchange factor GrpE, producing MMAEDIRQEELKSQEDTKESKQESVAAQAEPSTAQAESSTAAEVAASAAEPAAGASSESTAEPVKAEPSLEERLAATEAERDQYKDLLLRKAAEFENFRRQKEREMAALIKFADKNLIKQILPIIDDLERVISNAEKFLANNPDAKVYVEGVRLVHQKLMKTLEARQVKRMETLGKKFDHNFHEALTQMPKADVEPDTIVEEFEPGYLMHDEVIRHAKVVVAKPIE from the coding sequence ATGATGGCTGAAGACATTAGGCAAGAAGAGCTAAAGTCGCAAGAGGACACAAAAGAAAGCAAACAGGAATCAGTTGCCGCACAAGCTGAACCAAGCACGGCACAAGCTGAATCCAGCACAGCCGCTGAGGTAGCTGCAAGTGCAGCAGAACCAGCAGCGGGGGCTAGCAGTGAAAGTACAGCAGAACCTGTAAAGGCAGAACCCTCGCTGGAGGAGCGACTGGCAGCCACTGAAGCAGAACGTGACCAGTATAAAGACCTTCTGTTGCGTAAAGCGGCTGAATTTGAAAATTTTCGCCGTCAGAAGGAACGCGAAATGGCTGCACTCATCAAGTTTGCAGATAAGAACCTCATCAAGCAAATCTTGCCTATCATTGACGATTTGGAACGGGTAATTTCCAACGCGGAAAAGTTTCTTGCCAACAATCCTGATGCAAAGGTGTATGTCGAGGGTGTCAGGCTTGTACACCAGAAGCTAATGAAGACCTTAGAGGCACGTCAGGTGAAGCGAATGGAAACCTTAGGCAAGAAATTTGACCATAATTTCCATGAGGCACTGACGCAAATGCCTAAGGCGGACGTGGAGCCTGATACGATTGTCGAAGAATTTGAACCGGGGTATTTGATGCACGATGAAGTTATTCGCCATGCGAAAGTGGTGGTCGCTAAACCGATTGAATAA
- the hrcA gene encoding heat-inducible transcriptional repressor HrcA: MARELTEREKEVLGLIIQNFILTATPVGSRFLAKRSDLGLSDATIRNVMADLEEEGYITHPHTSAGRVPTDKGYRFYVSSMMRVGTLSQGERAKIDQNIEQIVANSQGSEDVLREASRILSKISRQIGIVLSPKLSKGIFEKLEIVPLSSNKIMVVISIQAGLVKTIVLEVRSEVPRAKLEELSRTLNERLSGLTLEEIRHTFSERVADCQDDTGLIRVFIDSAERLFDSQPDTERIHVAGTENILAYPEFENREKIRGIIELIENEDVIVHLLEDSMANDTSSKIEGVSIRIGKENQDSKMKDCSIITARYEVGSTVGTVGVIGPTRMDYSKIVRVIDYMAKRLSATLSQM; the protein is encoded by the coding sequence ATGGCACGAGAACTGACTGAACGCGAAAAAGAAGTCCTCGGCTTGATTATCCAAAACTTTATTCTGACTGCGACGCCAGTAGGCTCGCGCTTTCTGGCAAAGCGCTCTGACTTAGGGCTGTCGGATGCAACCATTCGCAATGTGATGGCGGATTTGGAAGAGGAAGGCTACATCACGCATCCGCATACCTCTGCAGGGCGCGTGCCGACGGACAAAGGCTATCGCTTTTATGTCAGCTCAATGATGCGTGTGGGCACGCTCTCGCAAGGCGAGCGCGCCAAAATAGACCAAAACATTGAGCAAATTGTGGCAAACTCACAAGGCTCCGAAGATGTGCTGCGCGAAGCGTCACGGATCCTGAGCAAAATCTCTCGCCAGATTGGTATTGTGCTCTCGCCAAAACTCTCGAAAGGAATTTTTGAAAAGCTAGAAATTGTCCCGCTCTCCTCGAACAAAATTATGGTGGTCATTTCCATTCAAGCGGGGCTCGTAAAAACTATCGTGCTGGAAGTGCGTTCCGAAGTGCCGCGCGCAAAGCTCGAGGAACTCTCACGCACGCTCAACGAGCGGCTATCGGGACTGACATTGGAAGAAATTCGGCACACCTTCTCCGAGCGAGTCGCTGACTGTCAAGATGACACGGGATTGATTCGGGTCTTCATTGACTCTGCTGAGCGGCTGTTTGACAGTCAGCCAGACACCGAGCGCATCCATGTGGCAGGCACTGAGAACATCTTGGCGTATCCAGAGTTCGAAAACCGTGAGAAAATTCGCGGCATTATTGAACTCATTGAAAATGAAGATGTCATTGTGCACTTGCTCGAGGATAGCATGGCAAACGATACCAGCAGCAAAATTGAGGGCGTGAGCATTCGCATTGGCAAAGAAAATCAAGACAGTAAGATGAAGGATTGCAGCATTATTACGGCGCGCTATGAAGTCGGAAGCACGGTCGGCACCGTAGGCGTCATTGGGCCGACTAGAATGGATTACAGCAAAATTGTGCGCGTCATTGACTATATGGCTAAGCGGCTCTCGGCAACGCTAAGCCAGATGTAG